The Streptomyces sp. NBC_00483 genome contains the following window.
GTTAGTCAGGGCGACTGGTCCTGCGCGGCCGGGTGTCAGTGCCGCGCATTAGTCTGCCGCCATGATTCGTACCGCCACCCCCGCCGACGTCCCCGTCATCCACGCCATGATCCGCGAGCTCGCCGACTACGAGAAGGCGCTGCACGAGGCGCGGGCGAGCGAGGAGCAGCTGCGCGAGGCGCTGTTCGGCGAGCGCCCGGCGGCGTACGCGCACATCGCCGAGGACACGGAGACCGGTGAGCCGGTCGGCTTCTCGCTGTGGTTCCTGAACTTCTCGACGTGGCGCGGCGTGCACGGCATCTACCTGGAGGACCTGTACGTACGCCCCTCGGCGCGCGGCGGCGGCCACGGCAAGGCGCTGCTCACGGAGCTGGCGCGGCTCTGCGTGGAGCGGGGGTACGAGCGCCTGGAGTGGTCGGTGCTGAACTGGAACACCCCGTCCATCGAGTTCTACGAGGCGATGGGCGCGCGGCCGCAGGACGAGTGGACGGTGTACCGGCTGACGGACGAGGCGCTGAAGGCGGTGGGTGCCGCGTAGGGTGGCGCGCGGACGCATTCTCTGACTAAGGTCAGAGAATGCGTGAGAGCGAGGACGGCGGCGTCGGCGACGTCGCGCGGGTACGGCGGTTCAACCGCGTCGTCAGCGAGCGCGTCGGCGTGCTCCAGGAGCGGTTCCACGGCACCGAGCGGCCCTACGGGCAGGCGCGGCTGCTCTGGGAGATCGGCGAGGCCGGAGCGCCGCTCGACGTGCGGAGGCTGCGGGAGCGGCTCGGGCTCGACTCCGGGTACGTCAGCCGGCTGCTGCGCGCCCTGGAGGCGGACGGCCTCGTGGCGGTGGAGCCGCTGGAGCGGGACCGGCGGGTGCGTACCGCGCGGCTCACGGAGCGGGGGCGCGACGAGTGGACCGTGCTCGACCGCCGCAGCGACGAGGCCGCGGGATCGCTGCTCGCGCCGCTGAGCCCGGCACAGCGCGGCCGCCTGGTCGCCGCCATGGCCGAGGTGGACCGGCTGCTCACGGCCGGCACGGTCACGCTGGACGACGTCGCGCCGGACCACCCCGACGCCGAGCTGTGCCTGCGCGGCTACTTCGCCGAGCTCCAGGAGCGGTTCGACACGGGCTTCGACCCGGCGCACAGCCTCCTGCCCGACGCCGGTGAACTCCGGCCCCCGCACGGACAGTTCGTCGTGGCGAGGCTGCACGGGGAGCCGGTCGGCTGCGCCGGTCTCAAGCTTCCGCCGGGCGGCGCGGCCGAGGTGAAGCGCATGTGGGTGGCGCCGCGGGTCAGGGGCCTCGGCCTCGCCCGCCGCTTCCTGGCGGAGATGGAGACGCGGGCCGCCCGGCACGGCGCCGGACTGCTGCGCCTGGACACCAACAAGGCGCTCGGCGAGGCCATCGGGCTGTATCGCGCGTACGGCTTCGAGGAGGTCGCGGCCTTCAACGACGAGCCGTACGCGCACCATTGGTTCGAGAAGCGGGTGGGCTGAACGGCGGGGAGGGCGGGGCCTGTTGGCGACTCCTGGGTCAGTGCACCCGGAGTCAGCGCATCAGTCCGTCGAGGATCATCTCCGCCGCGCGGGTGCGGGCCGCCGCGCCGCCGCCCGCGCTCTCCGCGTGCTCGGCCGCGCGTGCCGCGCCGACCAGCAGCGCGATGACGTCGTCCGGTCCGACGTCCGTCCGTACCGCGCCGGCCTCCTGGGCCCGCCGCAGCAGCGCCTCCAGGGTCGCGTGAATCCGAGGTCTGGTGGCATCGGACGTGACGTCAACGCGGATGCCCGCCGCGGCAAGTGCCTCTATGTAGGCGCTCTTTCGACTCGACTCCGCCACGTTCCCCAGGAACATCTCGCGGAACGCGGCGCCCGGATCGTCCGCCGCCAGCAGGCGCTCCATCCGGTCCGCAGCCGCGTCCATGCGGGCCCGGAAGACCGCCTCCAACAGCGCTTCCTTCGTGGGGAAGTGGCGGAAGAGCGTGCCGACGCCGACCCCGGCCGCCTTCGCGACCTCCTCGGTCGCCGCGGACGTGCCGCGCTCCGCGAACACCTTCTCCGCGGCTTCCAGGAGCCGTTCGCGATTCCTCCGGGCGTCCGCGCGCATGGCCAACTTCCTTTCCGCGGGCGTCCGTTGACAACCGGAGTGCCCAGTCCGTAACGTCGGGAACGTAAGGGGAGTGAGGACTCCGATTCTAGGTTCCGCCTTACCGAAGGGGTACACCCATGTCAGGTTCTTCCGCAGCCGCACCCCGTTCCACCGCACCCAGTTCCGACGCACCTCGTTCCGTCGCCGATTCGCTCCGTGCGCTCATCGGCATGGTCGGGAGCGGCGACTTCGCCCCGATCCGCGAGATCTACGCCGACGACGTCGTGGTCAGCCATGCCTTCGGCGTCGGCGAGCACACGCGCTGGGAGGGGCTCGACGAACTCGCCGAGCACTTCGACCGCGCGCCCCTCGACCGCTTCTCGCGCACCGTGCGCGACCTGAAGGTGTGGAGCACCGACGACCCCGAGGTGGCGATCGCCGAATACACCATCGAGGGGCACGTCCACGCCACCGGCCGCACCTTCGCGCACCCCAACGTGATCGTCGCCCGTGGCCGCCGCTCCGACGGCAGGCTCGTCGAGACGCACGACTATCACCACCACGGCATGTTCGCCGCGTTCTTCGGGATCCTGCCTGAGTACGTCAAGGAGTTGGAGGCGGCCGCGGCCTGAGGGGGCGCGCGCCGGTCACGGCTCCAGGACCACCTTGCCCGTCGTGCCGCGTGTCTCCAGGGCGTGGTGTGCGGCCGCTGCTTCCTTGAGGGGGAAGCGGTGGACGGCGGGGGTGAGGATGCCGCGGGCCGCGTGGTCGAGGGCGGCGAGTTCGAGGGTACGCATCGGGTTGTCGCCGCTGGCCTTGCGCATCATCGGCGGGCCGAGGACCTGTTCCTGGGTGAGGCCGCGGCGCGTGAGTTCGGTGTCGTCGAGGAGGTGGGGGCCCTCGTCGGAGCCGATGCCCTGGGCGGACCAGCCGAAGATGAGGTGGTGGCCGCCGGGGCCGAGGAGGCCGAGGGCGCGGGCGGTCGTCGGGCCGCCGACTCCGTCGAAGAGGACGGTGGCGGCGGGGAGGCCGCGCAGGTCGAGGAACTCCCTTGCCTGTTCCGGCCAGTTGGGGTCGTTGTAGTCGAGGGCGAGGTCGGCGCCGTTCGCCTCGACCGCCGCCGTCTTCGCCGGGCCGCCCGCCAGGCCGATCACGGTGCCGCCCGCGTGCTTCACGTACTGCACGAGGAGCGTGCCGATGCCGCCCGCGGCCGCGGGGACGAGGGCGACCGTGTCGGGGGTGACGGTGGTGAAGTTCAGGATGCCGAGCGCCGTGCGGCCCGTGCCGATCATGGCGACGGCGCCTGCCGGGTCCAGGGTCGCCGGGAGTTCGTGGAGGCGGTCCGCGTCCGTGACGGCGAGCTCGGCGTAGCCGCCGGGGACCATGCCGAGGTGGGCGACGGCCTTCTTGCCGAGCCAGGCGGGGTCGGTGTCCGGGCCGAGCGACTCGACGGTGCCGGCGACCTCGCGGCCGGGGATCGTGGGCAGCTCGGGGAGGGCGGGCAGCGGTCCCTGTACGCCGGAGCGGAACGCGGTGTCGATCAGGTGCACGCCCGCGGC
Protein-coding sequences here:
- a CDS encoding GNAT family N-acetyltransferase produces the protein MIRTATPADVPVIHAMIRELADYEKALHEARASEEQLREALFGERPAAYAHIAEDTETGEPVGFSLWFLNFSTWRGVHGIYLEDLYVRPSARGGGHGKALLTELARLCVERGYERLEWSVLNWNTPSIEFYEAMGARPQDEWTVYRLTDEALKAVGAA
- a CDS encoding zinc-binding dehydrogenase codes for the protein MHAIRLHAFGPAENLTYEKVEDPEPGPGQVRIAVEAAGVHLIDTAFRSGVQGPLPALPELPTIPGREVAGTVESLGPDTDPAWLGKKAVAHLGMVPGGYAELAVTDADRLHELPATLDPAGAVAMIGTGRTALGILNFTTVTPDTVALVPAAAGGIGTLLVQYVKHAGGTVIGLAGGPAKTAAVEANGADLALDYNDPNWPEQAREFLDLRGLPAATVLFDGVGGPTTARALGLLGPGGHHLIFGWSAQGIGSDEGPHLLDDTELTRRGLTQEQVLGPPMMRKASGDNPMRTLELAALDHAARGILTPAVHRFPLKEAAAAHHALETRGTTGKVVLEP
- a CDS encoding nuclear transport factor 2 family protein translates to MSGSSAAAPRSTAPSSDAPRSVADSLRALIGMVGSGDFAPIREIYADDVVVSHAFGVGEHTRWEGLDELAEHFDRAPLDRFSRTVRDLKVWSTDDPEVAIAEYTIEGHVHATGRTFAHPNVIVARGRRSDGRLVETHDYHHHGMFAAFFGILPEYVKELEAAAA
- a CDS encoding TetR/AcrR family transcriptional regulator gives rise to the protein MRADARRNRERLLEAAEKVFAERGTSAATEEVAKAAGVGVGTLFRHFPTKEALLEAVFRARMDAAADRMERLLAADDPGAAFREMFLGNVAESSRKSAYIEALAAAGIRVDVTSDATRPRIHATLEALLRRAQEAGAVRTDVGPDDVIALLVGAARAAEHAESAGGGAAARTRAAEMILDGLMR
- a CDS encoding bifunctional helix-turn-helix transcriptional regulator/GNAT family N-acetyltransferase encodes the protein MRESEDGGVGDVARVRRFNRVVSERVGVLQERFHGTERPYGQARLLWEIGEAGAPLDVRRLRERLGLDSGYVSRLLRALEADGLVAVEPLERDRRVRTARLTERGRDEWTVLDRRSDEAAGSLLAPLSPAQRGRLVAAMAEVDRLLTAGTVTLDDVAPDHPDAELCLRGYFAELQERFDTGFDPAHSLLPDAGELRPPHGQFVVARLHGEPVGCAGLKLPPGGAAEVKRMWVAPRVRGLGLARRFLAEMETRAARHGAGLLRLDTNKALGEAIGLYRAYGFEEVAAFNDEPYAHHWFEKRVG